In the genome of Streptomyces pactum, one region contains:
- the rplD gene encoding 50S ribosomal protein L4 gives MSTIDILSPAGDKAGTVELPAEIFDAKVSVPLIHQVVVAQLAAARQGTHKTKTRGEVRGGGKKPYRQKGTGRARQGSTRAPQFAGGGVVHGPVPRDYSQRTPKKMKAAALRGALSDRARHDRIHVVSALVDGDISTKAAKSLLGKISERKNVLLVAERSDEAAWLSARNLPQVHILEPGQLNTYDVLVSDDVVFTKAAFESFVSAPTGRNAETEGSDA, from the coding sequence ATGAGCACCATTGACATCCTTTCGCCGGCAGGCGACAAGGCCGGGACCGTCGAGCTCCCCGCGGAGATCTTCGACGCCAAGGTCAGCGTTCCGCTGATCCACCAGGTCGTCGTCGCCCAGCTGGCCGCTGCCCGCCAGGGCACGCACAAGACCAAGACCCGCGGCGAGGTCCGTGGCGGTGGCAAGAAGCCGTACCGCCAGAAGGGCACCGGTCGCGCCCGCCAGGGTTCGACCCGCGCGCCGCAGTTCGCCGGTGGTGGCGTCGTGCACGGTCCCGTGCCGCGCGACTACTCGCAGCGCACCCCGAAGAAGATGAAGGCCGCCGCCCTGCGCGGTGCCCTCTCCGACCGGGCGCGCCACGACCGCATCCACGTGGTGTCGGCCCTGGTCGATGGCGACATCTCCACCAAGGCCGCCAAGTCCCTGCTGGGCAAGATCAGCGAGCGCAAGAACGTGCTCCTGGTCGCCGAGCGCTCGGACGAGGCCGCGTGGCTGTCCGCCCGCAACCTGCCCCAGGTGCACATCCTGGAGCCGGGCCAGCTGAACACGTACGACGTGCTCGTCTCCGACGACGTGGTCTTCACCAAGGCCGCCTTCGAGTCCTTCGTGTCGGCGCCTACCGGCCGGAACGCTGAGACCGAAGGGAGCGACGCCTGA